The following are encoded in a window of Periplaneta americana isolate PAMFEO1 chromosome 13, P.americana_PAMFEO1_priV1, whole genome shotgun sequence genomic DNA:
- the LOC138712000 gene encoding myb/SANT-like DNA-binding domain-containing protein 3, which produces MGDNKKKIDRSPNFKKEEREMLIEIVLSNYKEIIESKKTDAATSASKEKAWRNVASDFNSRNVSRPSRHWKSLKMCYENIKKRTKRAVAHDKIQLHKGEGDSFEKPTVDETGLKLIATLQTQFVPHANPYDDDVDFHPKIISDMQSSGVCISVAKTNKSQDIEGLKEGENVILIEKTQNEAVDISIEQTDDTVLPDISVSVDQHITASTSKPAVEHTISRSPTKKKEDSLLEIKRSFYKRKLECLEEEHKMKIEYFKAEHDVKMNTLELEKEIKELELVEKKRKLGLHNKEN; this is translated from the exons ATGGGTGACAAcaagaagaagattgaccgttctccaaattttAAAAAGGAGGAGAGGGAGATGCTCATAGAAATTGTCTTAtcaaactacaaagaaataatagAATCAAAGAAGACTGATGCTGCTACGTCTGCAAGTAAAGAAAAAGCATGGAGGAATGTGGCCTCCGATTTTAATTCCAGAAACGTAAGCAGGCCTAGCCGCCATTGGAAATCATTAAAGATGTGTtacgaaaatattaaaaaacgaaCGAAAAGAGCAGTTGCCCATGATAAA attcaaCTGCATAAAGGAGAAGGTGACAGCTTTGAAAAACCAACTGTGGATGAAACAGGATTAAAACTGATTGCGACCCTGCAGACACAGTTCGTGCCTCACGCTAATCCCTATGACGATGATGTAGATTTTCATCCTAAGATCATATCAG ATATGCAAAGCAGTGGTGTTTGTATTTCTGTTGCCAAGACCAATAAATCACAAGACATAGAGGGCTTAAAGGAAGGAGAGAATGTTATCCTTATAGAAAAGACACAGAATGAGGCTGTGGATATTTCTATTGAACAA ACTGATGATACAGTTCTTCCCGACATTTCGGTATCAGTTGATCAGCACATTACTGCTTCCACCTCGAAACCAGCTGTGGAGCACACAATATCAAGGTCTCCTacgaaaaagaaagaagacagcCTACTCGAGATTAAACGCAGTTTTTACAAAAGGAAATTGGAATGTTTAGAAGAAGAACATAAAATGAAGATCGAGTATTTTAAAGCAGAGCACGATGTAAAAATGAATACTTTGGAACTggagaaagaaattaaagaacTAGAACTTgtggagaaaaaaagaaaattaggcttacacaataaagaaaattga